The proteins below come from a single Iocasia fonsfrigidae genomic window:
- the aroH gene encoding chorismate mutase: MRGIRGAISVEKNTRTAILENTSLLLKEMIANNKLSENDIISIFFTATDDLDEVYPAVAARQLGFADIPLLCYQEMKVKDSLEKCIRVLMFVDFDCALQEVKHVYLKKAKKLRPDLLNQENRLDKER, encoded by the coding sequence ATGAGGGGTATTAGAGGGGCTATATCTGTTGAAAAAAATACAAGAACTGCAATTCTTGAAAATACCAGTTTACTCCTAAAAGAAATGATTGCCAACAATAAATTATCAGAAAATGATATAATCAGTATCTTTTTTACTGCTACTGATGACCTTGATGAAGTTTACCCAGCAGTTGCAGCCCGCCAACTGGGGTTTGCTGATATTCCATTACTATGTTATCAGGAAATGAAGGTTAAGGATTCACTAGAAAAGTGCATTAGGGTTTTAATGTTTGTTGATTTTGACTGTGCTTTACAGGAAGTAAAACATGTTTATCTAAAAAAGGCTAAAAAATTGCGGCCTGATTTATTAAATCAAGAGAATAGATTAGATAAGGAGAGATGA
- the aroF gene encoding 3-deoxy-7-phosphoheptulonate synthase: MIIVMKDKAKEKEIKQVVDRVEELGYTPHPSRGAKKMLIGIIGDLNREELIDSLGAYPGIDKLVPIMEPYKLVGRSFKDNTSIIDLGDGVTIGGKEILVMAGPCAVESEEQIIKTAAAVKKSGAKVLRGGAFKPRTSPYSFQGMQEEGLKLLKTASDETGLKVITEVVDPRDVELVGNYTDVFQIGARNMQNFYLLKEVGKSNKAVLLKRGMSATYKEFLMAAEYIMSEGNYNVILCERGIRTFETYTRNTLDLVGIPVLKKLSHLPVVIDPSHGTGQWELVTPAARGAVAMGADGLIVEVHPEPTKALSDGQQSLKFSKFTAMIDDLSQIANAVGREI; encoded by the coding sequence ATGATAATTGTTATGAAAGATAAGGCTAAGGAAAAAGAGATTAAACAGGTTGTCGACAGGGTAGAAGAATTAGGTTATACCCCACATCCATCACGCGGGGCTAAAAAAATGCTGATTGGCATTATTGGTGATTTAAACCGGGAAGAATTAATTGATTCACTTGGTGCCTATCCAGGTATTGATAAACTTGTTCCGATTATGGAACCCTATAAATTGGTAGGCAGATCTTTTAAAGACAATACTAGTATTATTGACCTTGGTGATGGGGTTACAATAGGTGGTAAAGAGATATTGGTTATGGCTGGTCCCTGTGCTGTTGAAAGTGAAGAGCAGATCATAAAAACTGCTGCAGCAGTAAAAAAATCTGGCGCTAAGGTCTTAAGGGGTGGTGCTTTTAAACCCCGTACTTCTCCCTATAGTTTTCAGGGTATGCAGGAAGAAGGACTGAAACTGCTCAAAACAGCTTCAGATGAGACAGGCTTAAAAGTGATAACTGAGGTAGTTGACCCTAGAGATGTTGAATTGGTTGGTAATTATACAGATGTTTTCCAGATAGGTGCACGAAATATGCAAAATTTTTACCTATTAAAAGAAGTAGGTAAATCAAACAAAGCTGTTTTATTAAAAAGGGGTATGAGTGCTACCTATAAAGAATTTTTGATGGCTGCGGAATATATTATGTCTGAGGGCAATTATAATGTGATACTTTGTGAACGTGGTATTCGTACTTTTGAGACATATACAAGAAATACACTTGATCTGGTAGGTATTCCAGTACTTAAGAAACTCAGTCATCTCCCTGTTGTTATAGACCCTAGTCATGGTACAGGACAGTGGGAACTTGTAACACCTGCTGCCAGAGGGGCGGTTGCTATGGGGGCAGATGGTCTTATTGTAGAGGTACATCCGGAACCTACTAAAGCCCTCAGTGATGGGCAGCAGTCTCTGAAATTTAGTAAATTTACTGCTATGATAGATGATTTAAGTCAGATTGCAAATGCAGTTGGTCGTGAGATATAA
- a CDS encoding prephenate dehydrogenase, with product MKIGIIGLGLMGGSLALALKKYKQDITIYGYDTNEKHLTYAKEKKLIDHTLLEDNLQNVSIIFVATPVRSIVKVIADLYNIIDLANTIVTDMGSSKKFICQDIKQRFPLLRFVGGHPMTGREVSGPEAALADLFRDKNYILINNNNPGDLAQIAEIIKGIRSKVITLNPKKHDNLISFTSHLPQFLATAVVNLLNDVVAENPEVIDLIGQGFLDFTRIAGSDPQMWTDILISNKKAVLRSIARLKGKIAEFEEAIKIEDEEYIYELIKKGREQRKKIEV from the coding sequence ATGAAGATAGGGATAATTGGACTAGGTTTAATGGGTGGGTCACTGGCACTGGCCTTAAAGAAATATAAGCAGGATATAACTATCTATGGCTATGACACCAATGAAAAACACCTTACTTATGCCAAGGAAAAGAAACTTATTGACCATACTTTGCTAGAAGATAATCTACAAAATGTTTCTATTATTTTTGTCGCAACACCTGTCCGTTCAATTGTCAAGGTAATTGCTGATTTATATAATATAATTGATTTAGCTAATACTATTGTTACTGATATGGGAAGCAGCAAAAAATTCATCTGTCAGGATATAAAACAGAGATTCCCCCTGCTGCGTTTTGTTGGGGGACATCCTATGACTGGTAGGGAAGTAAGTGGCCCAGAAGCAGCCCTGGCTGATCTCTTTCGAGATAAAAACTATATATTAATTAATAATAATAACCCAGGGGATCTTGCTCAGATAGCTGAAATAATCAAAGGAATTAGGAGTAAAGTTATAACCCTTAATCCTAAAAAACATGATAACCTTATCTCCTTTACAAGTCATCTACCACAATTTCTGGCTACTGCAGTAGTAAATCTTTTAAATGATGTAGTTGCGGAAAACCCGGAAGTAATTGATTTAATTGGACAGGGGTTTCTTGATTTTACCAGGATTGCAGGTAGTGATCCCCAGATGTGGACAGATATACTTATTAGCAATAAAAAGGCTGTCTTAAGAAGTATAGCCAGGCTTAAGGGTAAAATAGCTGAATTTGAAGAAGCTATTAAAATAGAAGATGAAGAATATATCTATGAGTTGATTAAAAAAGGCAGAGAACAGAGGAAGAAAATAGAGGTTTAA
- the aroA gene encoding 3-phosphoshikimate 1-carboxyvinyltransferase has protein sequence MNLKTRKCHKLKGDLTIPGDKSISHRAIIFASLAKGYSNLIGLLESEDCLKTLNAFRLMGVPIERNSKGNYTIKGVGLKGLKEADRVIDCGNSGTSMRLLTGLLAAQDFYTVLSGDTSLRKRPMDRIIKPLREMKAKIWARRDNYAPLSIKGSQLSAINYTLPVASAQVKSALLLAGLYADGKTILREPGLSRDHTERMLQGFGVNLKKSGLSIELDLQKDRLEGQEIVIPADISSAAFFITAALIIDDSELLLRNVGINPSRSGFLKVVKDMGGDCQLINKRVVSGEPVADIIVKSSKLTGANISGDLIPTLIDELPIIAILASRAEGRTVIKDAAELRVKESDRITNMISILSNMGVNVQELTDGMIINGPVELKGGFEVDSSGDHRIAMTVAIAGLLIDEPILINNSDSIKTSFPEFIDLLNKCSIT, from the coding sequence TTGAATCTCAAGACAAGAAAATGTCATAAATTAAAAGGCGATTTAACCATACCCGGTGATAAATCCATCTCACATCGGGCAATAATCTTTGCTTCACTGGCTAAAGGATATTCAAACCTTATTGGTTTGTTGGAAAGTGAGGATTGTCTTAAAACTTTAAATGCCTTTAGATTGATGGGTGTACCAATTGAGAGAAACTCTAAAGGCAATTATACTATCAAAGGTGTAGGTCTCAAAGGGCTCAAAGAAGCAGACAGGGTTATTGATTGTGGTAATTCAGGGACCAGTATGAGATTATTGACTGGTTTATTGGCTGCACAGGATTTTTATACAGTTTTAAGTGGTGATACTTCATTGCGAAAGAGACCAATGGATAGAATTATAAAACCCTTAAGAGAAATGAAAGCAAAAATATGGGCAAGAAGAGACAATTATGCCCCCCTTAGTATAAAAGGTAGTCAGCTAAGTGCTATAAACTATACTCTACCTGTAGCAAGTGCTCAGGTTAAATCGGCCTTATTATTGGCAGGACTATATGCAGATGGAAAAACAATATTACGTGAGCCAGGTCTTTCCCGGGATCATACTGAAAGGATGTTACAAGGGTTTGGGGTTAATTTAAAGAAATCAGGTCTGAGCATAGAATTAGACCTACAGAAAGATAGATTAGAGGGACAGGAGATAGTCATACCTGCTGATATTTCATCAGCTGCCTTTTTTATTACTGCTGCTTTAATAATAGATGATAGTGAACTATTATTAAGAAATGTTGGCATTAATCCCAGTAGAAGTGGTTTCCTAAAGGTAGTTAAAGATATGGGGGGGGACTGTCAGCTTATCAATAAGCGAGTGGTTAGTGGTGAACCAGTGGCTGATATAATTGTTAAAAGTAGTAAGTTAACAGGGGCAAATATCAGTGGTGATCTTATTCCGACTTTAATTGATGAATTACCTATTATTGCTATTCTGGCAAGTAGGGCTGAGGGTAGAACTGTTATCAAAGATGCTGCTGAATTACGGGTTAAAGAAAGTGATAGAATTACTAATATGATCAGTATATTATCCAATATGGGAGTAAATGTTCAGGAACTTACAGACGGTATGATTATTAACGGTCCAGTTGAATTAAAAGGTGGGTTTGAAGTGGATAGTTCAGGTGACCATCGGATAGCAATGACAGTTGCTATTGCCGGTTTGCTGATTGATGAGCCAATCTTAATTAACAATAGTGATTCTATCAAAACCTCTTTTCCAGAGTTTATCGATTTATTGAACAAGTGTTCTATTACATAG
- the cmk gene encoding (d)CMP kinase has product MGTIAIDGPAGAGKSTIARILAKKLGYKYIDSGAIYRAITLLAIEQGVEAEDEIGLNRIANNIKIEFSPPDQNGINRVILNKVDVTDKLRGGIIDKNVSRIARVKGVRDALLIIQRRLAEDNNIVMDGRDIGSRVLPDAELKLYITASIEERAQRRFTELKEKDIDVDYEDIKSEIYKRDKLDKERKISPLVKAEDAFLLDTTDMSINEVLAKIIEIKKKVERDEDVSL; this is encoded by the coding sequence GTGGGGACAATAGCTATTGATGGTCCGGCTGGTGCCGGTAAAAGCACTATTGCCAGGATACTAGCTAAAAAACTGGGGTATAAATATATAGATAGCGGTGCAATATATAGAGCTATTACCCTTCTGGCTATTGAGCAAGGTGTTGAAGCAGAAGATGAAATTGGCTTAAATAGAATAGCAAATAATATTAAGATAGAATTTTCACCCCCTGATCAAAATGGAATAAATCGAGTAATACTTAATAAGGTGGATGTAACAGACAAATTAAGAGGGGGTATTATTGATAAGAATGTCTCCAGGATCGCCCGTGTGAAGGGTGTCAGGGATGCCCTTTTGATTATACAGCGGAGGCTTGCTGAGGATAATAATATTGTTATGGATGGAAGGGATATTGGTTCCAGGGTTTTACCAGATGCTGAGTTAAAATTATATATAACAGCATCTATTGAAGAAAGGGCACAGCGACGTTTTACTGAATTAAAAGAAAAAGACATCGATGTAGACTATGAGGATATAAAATCAGAGATATATAAAAGGGATAAGCTGGATAAAGAACGCAAGATATCCCCTTTAGTTAAGGCAGAAGATGCCTTTTTGCTGGATACTACTGATATGTCTATCAATGAGGTTCTTGCCAAAATTATTGAAATTAAAAAAAAGGTGGAGAGGGATGAGGATGTTTCTTTATAG
- a CDS encoding lysophospholipid acyltransferase family protein has product MRMFLYSVGYTAFKLYFKLAYKFKINGQNNIPENGPFVVMANHITLFDPPIVACSLERRKTVHFMAKQELFKNPLFGYILKKVGAFPVKRGRADKGAIRKAFNILENRGVLGIFPEGSRQKPGKLGRAKSGSVMIPIKMKVPILPMSIKIEKREITVSIGKLFELDKYYNRKVPRNELKEAGDIIMEKINQQLLLS; this is encoded by the coding sequence ATGAGGATGTTTCTTTATAGTGTTGGATATACTGCTTTTAAACTATATTTTAAGCTGGCCTATAAATTCAAAATAAATGGTCAAAATAATATACCTGAAAATGGTCCTTTTGTGGTAATGGCTAATCATATTACCCTATTTGATCCACCTATTGTAGCCTGCAGCCTGGAACGCAGAAAAACTGTGCATTTTATGGCTAAGCAGGAGCTTTTTAAGAATCCCTTATTTGGGTATATCTTAAAAAAGGTTGGTGCCTTTCCAGTAAAAAGGGGAAGGGCAGACAAAGGGGCAATAAGAAAGGCCTTCAATATTCTTGAAAATAGAGGTGTTCTAGGTATTTTTCCTGAAGGTAGTAGGCAAAAACCGGGTAAACTGGGTAGAGCTAAATCAGGCTCTGTTATGATTCCTATCAAAATGAAAGTGCCTATCCTGCCGATGAGTATTAAAATTGAGAAGCGTGAAATAACTGTTTCTATTGGTAAATTATTTGAACTAGATAAATACTATAATAGAAAAGTACCACGTAATGAATTAAAAGAGGCTGGTGATATTATAATGGAAAAAATAAATCAGCAGTTATTACTTTCGTAG
- the rpsA gene encoding 30S ribosomal protein S1, producing the protein MSEEEKKDVQLDETIEQEDNKTAAVLEEETSESVDVEVTEETGDNVEDKDQQEIDYSVNDIADLKKGQTVKGTVTQIKDDGVYVDVNYKSDGFIPLRELSHKPVSDPNEVVELNEEINVIILTLEDDEGNMILSKKRADYEKAWENIMEVYENDEVIEAKVSKVVKGGLVVDVGLRGFIPASHVAIGYVEDLNKYVDQTLRLKVIEVERNNNNVVLSAKKVLEEERAEMKEKTLDSLEEGQEIEGTITKLVDFGAFVDLGGVEGLLHISEMSWGRIEHPSQIFEEGQKIKVKVLGVNKEEERISLGYKQLLPDPWEEFVRKHYEGEVVTGTITKIVDFGAFVEIEDGVEGLIHISQLSHRHVKTPDEVVSVGEEIQVKIINISEGQKRVGLSIKELEEKPQSQKEVKPQASAKKGETEEEGSGVTLGDIFGSMFDDDNE; encoded by the coding sequence ATGAGTGAAGAAGAAAAGAAAGATGTACAGCTTGACGAGACTATTGAACAAGAAGATAATAAGACAGCAGCTGTCTTAGAGGAAGAAACAAGTGAAAGTGTTGATGTTGAGGTGACTGAGGAAACAGGGGATAACGTTGAGGATAAAGATCAGCAAGAAATTGATTATAGTGTTAATGATATTGCTGATTTAAAGAAAGGGCAGACTGTCAAAGGAACAGTAACACAAATTAAAGATGATGGTGTCTATGTAGACGTCAATTATAAATCTGATGGATTTATCCCATTAAGGGAATTAAGTCATAAACCTGTATCTGACCCTAATGAAGTTGTAGAATTAAATGAAGAAATTAATGTAATTATACTTACCCTTGAAGATGATGAAGGTAATATGATTCTTTCTAAAAAACGTGCTGACTATGAAAAAGCCTGGGAAAATATTATGGAAGTATATGAAAATGATGAAGTAATAGAGGCTAAGGTTAGCAAGGTAGTTAAAGGTGGTTTAGTAGTCGATGTTGGTTTAAGGGGTTTTATACCGGCTTCTCATGTAGCAATAGGGTATGTAGAGGATTTAAATAAATATGTAGACCAGACCCTGAGATTAAAGGTTATTGAAGTTGAAAGAAACAATAATAATGTAGTTCTTTCAGCCAAAAAAGTACTTGAAGAAGAAAGGGCAGAAATGAAAGAAAAGACCCTTGATTCTCTAGAAGAAGGTCAAGAGATTGAGGGTACGATCACTAAATTGGTAGATTTTGGTGCTTTCGTTGATTTAGGTGGTGTAGAGGGATTACTTCATATATCTGAGATGTCCTGGGGTAGAATAGAACACCCTTCTCAAATATTTGAAGAAGGCCAGAAGATAAAGGTGAAAGTACTTGGTGTAAATAAAGAAGAGGAAAGAATTTCCCTTGGCTATAAGCAATTATTACCTGATCCCTGGGAAGAATTTGTCCGCAAACATTATGAAGGTGAAGTTGTGACAGGTACCATTACAAAAATAGTAGATTTTGGTGCTTTTGTAGAGATAGAAGATGGTGTGGAAGGCCTAATTCATATATCCCAACTCTCACACCGCCATGTCAAAACCCCTGATGAGGTTGTATCTGTAGGGGAAGAAATACAGGTTAAAATAATTAATATTAGTGAAGGACAGAAAAGAGTTGGTTTAAGTATTAAGGAATTAGAAGAAAAGCCCCAGTCCCAAAAGGAAGTAAAACCACAAGCATCTGCTAAAAAAGGAGAAACTGAAGAAGAGGGTAGTGGTGTAACACTCGGAGATATATTTGGCAGTATGTTTGATGATGATAATGAATAA